The genomic region TAGTATGATTCACGGCGCGACACCTACTGTGAGGAGTGTACCCCACGTCCGGTAGCGGTCGATCATTGCCTCGCGAGTCTCCCAGTCTTCTATTGGAAAATCATCAGCTGGCGGTATTTCAGTTTCCTCATCGGGTATTGTGTCCTGTTCGGCAATGTATAGTCCAGCTTCACGAAACTTCTCTCGGTATTGTGTCTGATCCCATAATTGCATATCGACGCTGATTCTATCCTGCCACCTGTGTGTGTGTTGTGATTCATCAAAGAAATTGACTGCACAGAAGAATTTCCCACCACTTCGGAGTACTCGCCGAATTTCAGTAAGTACCTGAAGCGGGTCCTGAGAATAATAGAAGGCTTCCATACTCCAGATGTGATCAATAGCTCCATCAGCGAATGGAAGTTGATGAAAATCCCCCTCAATGAATGATAATAGCGAGTCAGTCGTATATTCTCGTGCATTCTGTACCATTTTTGGACTTCCATCGAGACCGACACTCATTCCGATATCCTGTGTTTCCCGAAGAGCACGCAGGGCATATCCTGACCCTGTTCCAAGGTCGAGAATGGTTTCCCCATCCTCAATGGGCATGCGTGATAATGCATATTTTGCCGTGTGCCAATGTCGCTCTTCCATTCCGCGGTCCCTTCCTGTATTTGCCCATTGGTCGAACTCCTGTCGGACACTCATTATTGATATTTATTCCTATTTCTGTAAGGTGGTGTCGGTTTAGACATATGTTCTTAGTAACAATCTCTACGATAATTGAGTCTGACTACTATAGCTTAATTGATAATAAAATGTAATGATCGAACAGTAGTATTTATGCAAATGACTCCAGTGAAATTAAGTCAGCAGAATCAATGCTACAGGTATGGAGTATGGTCTCGCTATCGAGAGTGCGCCAGAATCAATTCCTGCTGGAACTGGAGTATTATTATTACATCCGAGTATTGGTGAAACTGACCGGATTGATACAGACTTTTTGAAAACAGATACTGATAATTTCTTGGTCATTTCAACGCGGACGACAGCTCGGGAGGTTAATCAGAAACTCGAATACTACGATGTCGATGAGTCACGAGCCGTCATTCTTGATGCGCTCTCAGTTGAGCGAGGGTACTCACGGCGGGAATCAGACCGTGTTCATTATATTTCAGCACCTGATGATCTTGATGGAATCGTTGATCGGACAGACGAATTCTTAACTAAATATGATGGAAAATGCCGGATAAGTCTTGATTCAGTGACTGAATTGGCGTATTACGCTGATGTTGACGGTGCGTATGAGGCGACTGATAAATTGCTGAAGCTGCTT from Haloquadratum walsbyi C23 harbors:
- a CDS encoding class I SAM-dependent methyltransferase gives rise to the protein MSVRQEFDQWANTGRDRGMEERHWHTAKYALSRMPIEDGETILDLGTGSGYALRALRETQDIGMSVGLDGSPKMVQNAREYTTDSLLSFIEGDFHQLPFADGAIDHIWSMEAFYYSQDPLQVLTEIRRVLRSGGKFFCAVNFFDESQHTHRWQDRISVDMQLWDQTQYREKFREAGLYIAEQDTIPDEETEIPPADDFPIEDWETREAMIDRYRTWGTLLTVGVAP
- a CDS encoding DUF7090 family protein gives rise to the protein MEYGLAIESAPESIPAGTGVLLLHPSIGETDRIDTDFLKTDTDNFLVISTRTTAREVNQKLEYYDVDESRAVILDALSVERGYSRRESDRVHYISAPDDLDGIVDRTDEFLTKYDGKCRISLDSVTELAYYADVDGAYEATDKLLKLLVENDAVGLFHLSKEVHETATIERFRNRFDAVVELGVDGNVTVDF